A window of the Roseburia sp. 831b genome harbors these coding sequences:
- a CDS encoding sodium:proton antiporter: protein MNNLLLCIPFAGLLLCIAVMPLIKPEWWEKNQAIAVIVWSLLFVIPYAVLNGAAGAAETVLECIVNDYLTFIVLLFGLFCVSGNITLEGNLAGSPGVNALFLAIGTLLSSCIGTTGASMLLVRPMIKMNSWRKRKSQIMIFFIFMISNMGGSLTPIGDPPLLMGFMRGVPFFWSFHLFPILLFNMALLLIIFYFIDRRNYRKDIAEGMHPDISKPGVEMKIVGLHNVIFLIMIVAAVILSGTLPSLPAFQDASGNVLGIPIFESVKLTFPALIEIAIILLAALLSFKTTDAKVRTENHFTWGAIKEVAVLFIGIFITMQPALMVLKEKGPQLGITKPFQMFWATGLLSSFLDNTPTYLVFLTTAGTLGYTSGILTTVGTVSVKVLMAISCGAVFMGANTYIGNAPNFMVKSISDENGIRMPSFFGYMGWSFGILIPVFIIDTFVFFL, encoded by the coding sequence ATGAATAATTTATTACTTTGTATCCCGTTTGCGGGGCTGTTGCTTTGCATTGCAGTGATGCCGCTGATTAAGCCTGAGTGGTGGGAAAAGAATCAGGCAATTGCAGTCATCGTGTGGTCACTTTTGTTTGTGATTCCGTATGCAGTGTTAAATGGTGCTGCGGGGGCAGCAGAAACTGTATTGGAATGTATCGTCAATGATTATCTGACATTTATCGTGTTATTATTTGGACTGTTTTGTGTGTCCGGTAATATCACGCTTGAGGGGAATCTGGCCGGTTCGCCTGGCGTAAATGCGCTGTTTCTGGCAATCGGAACCTTACTCTCCAGTTGTATTGGTACAACCGGAGCAAGTATGCTTTTAGTTCGTCCAATGATTAAGATGAATTCCTGGAGAAAACGTAAGAGCCAGATTATGATTTTCTTCATTTTCATGATTTCAAATATGGGTGGTTCTTTGACACCAATTGGAGATCCGCCTCTGTTGATGGGATTTATGCGTGGAGTTCCATTTTTCTGGAGTTTCCATCTGTTCCCGATTTTACTTTTTAATATGGCATTGCTTCTTATTATATTTTATTTCATTGATCGTCGCAATTACCGGAAAGATATCGCAGAAGGTATGCACCCGGATATCAGCAAGCCTGGTGTTGAGATGAAAATCGTTGGTTTACATAATGTAATTTTCTTGATCATGATTGTAGCAGCTGTTATTTTAAGCGGTACTTTGCCAAGTCTTCCGGCATTCCAGGATGCGTCCGGCAATGTGTTGGGAATCCCGATTTTTGAGTCCGTAAAATTAACATTCCCGGCATTGATTGAGATTGCAATCATTTTGCTGGCAGCGTTATTGTCCTTTAAGACAACAGATGCAAAAGTCAGAACGGAGAACCATTTTACATGGGGAGCAATCAAAGAGGTTGCCGTGTTATTTATCGGTATCTTTATCACGATGCAGCCAGCGCTTATGGTATTAAAGGAAAAAGGACCACAGCTTGGTATCACGAAACCATTCCAGATGTTCTGGGCAACCGGTCTGCTTTCCAGTTTCTTAGACAATACACCGACCTATCTGGTATTTTTAACAACAGCGGGAACGCTTGGTTATACCAGTGGTATCTTAACAACAGTAGGTACAGTATCAGTCAAAGTGTTAATGGCAATTTCCTGTGGTGCTGTCTTTATGGGAGCAAATACATACATCGGTAATGCACCAAACTTTATGGTGAAATCCATATCGGACGAAAACGGTATCCGTATGCCATCTTTCTTTGGCTATATGGGATGGTCTTTTGGAATTCTGATTCCGGTATTCATCATCGATACGTTCGTATTTTTCCTTTAG